gacacttattttaggacgcaGGGAGTAGTAAGTAAAATTTAAAAATTCTGATTTTTGTGTGCAGATGTTTTTGTTAGTGTAACAAGCGTGATTGACAATATTCGTGCTAAATGGGATAGTAATGTTTCATTGATGAGACGAATAAAATTAAGTGTAACATTTGGAGGTAATATTTGGCGTTTGATTTGTTTTGTTTTCACAGGTCAAAATGCTTAAACTTTGCCCCTAAAATTTACAGGTAGCATTTCAGTGTGACAATGGACCCATCTTTTTTTTTCTATTCTTTTGACATTTGCCAAAAAAACATTTTTGATGCGTAAGAACATATGCCCCCAAGAGTCGAATTGGATTTTGGATTTGTATGCGGCATCAATTCTTGTGAAATGTCAATGTATATTCTACAAAAGCTATTGATATAGCTTAGAATGTTTTTTTATAAAAGTAGCTTATGTATTATACATACAAAAagttctatggggccttagcacgacgacttcccaactGTCTACTGCAACAAAAATTTTTCCGGCTCTAGCGAGGGAGAGGCAATAATGATGGCGCACCTTCGGTTCGCTTATTTCTGTTGTTCGTTGTATTgtgaatagatcggaagttttccTGTCAAAAAATAGTCCTCCATTATaccagaaataaataaataaataagcacAAGTAAGTACGTAGTATCATCTCATCGTTCGAATATTACGTCATCCGTCTACATAATTGTGTACAGTAACGCTCAAGAACATGAAAACAATGGCTACAGACTagagaaagaaagagagggagggagCCTCTGATGCTTCACGCGCTAACTGAACGGGACCTTGGTCGTCATGCCGGGACGCGCTTGCATCGGCACCAGAAGGCGGTGCCGCCGCCCTTGCCCTGCGCCACGGCGATCTCCTCGTCCACGTAGAACCACAGGAAGAAGGGGTCCTTGGTGCTCGGCTCACTGCTCGtgtcgccgccgccgaaggggatcTCCAGGGAGGGCAGCGGACCGACCTTGAGGCGCACACGTTCGAAGACGAAGGCCAGGATCTTCTTCTTCCACGACAGCCGCCCCTCGAAGGTCAGACTCCCCACCGGGCCCAGGTACACGCCGTTCTCGATCCTCTGGCCCTGCGGAAGAAGATGGCTTCAGAGTTTCAGTTACAGAAAGACCATCATCAAGATTCAGAGTCTCAGTTTCAGTCACAGAAGTTCCATTTTTGTGAAGAATCGGATGCCATGGCTGAGATGCGAGAGAAGCATGAGGAGCTCACTCACCGCGGCGTCGAAGCGCTGGACGGCGGTCACCGGGAAGTAGCTGCCTTTCTCGAGCTTACTACCCTGCGAGACATTCAGAAGCGCTGGACCAATCAATCAACCGCCTAATGCAAAACTGGAAATCTGAGGCTGGAAAATGCCGAATTGTGCGCTTGTTGCTCGCCTGGCCGGTGAAGATGAGCATCCACGTCCTGCCCGGCGACTCGGTCCCGCCGAGGGTctcgaagaaggtggaggtgtcgaGCTTGGCCTTCTTGATCTTGGCCAGCGCCGCCAGCACCTCCGCGGCCGGCACCTTCCTCGTCTTGGCCGCGTCCTTGAGCACCTTCACGCTCTCCGCCACGGCCTGCGCTGAACCAGAACCAAGAAACCATCTTAAATGACAACCAGATTGGGGGCAGTTTTTGTCAGTGAGATGGGAGATGGTGGGGCCATGGCGATGCTCGCTGCTCACCGATAGGTCGGAGGGCTCGTCAGGAGGCGCAGGGGGCGACGAGGAGGGCTCCTTCTCGACgtccggcgacgcggcggcggcggcggtcagcGAGACGCCGCGGGGACGGCGAGGGCTCGAGCGGAGGCCGAGCTGCGGGCGACGCggcaggggcggcgaggaggcTGGAGCGAGCGTGGAAGGGTGGAGCAAGGAGGCGGACGAg
The Triticum dicoccoides isolate Atlit2015 ecotype Zavitan chromosome 3A, WEW_v2.0, whole genome shotgun sequence genome window above contains:
- the LOC119266690 gene encoding uncharacterized protein LOC119266690 codes for the protein MASSASLLHPSTLAPASSPPLPRRPQLGLRSSPRRPRGVSLTAAAAASPDVEKEPSSSPPAPPDEPSDLSAVAESVKVLKDAAKTRKVPAAEVLAALAKIKKAKLDTSTFFETLGGTESPGRTWMLIFTGQGSKLEKGSYFPVTAVQRFDAAGQRIENGVYLGPVGSLTFEGRLSWKKKILAFVFERVRLKVGPLPSLEIPFGGGDTSSEPSTKDPFFLWFYVDEEIAVAQGKGGGTAFWCRCKRVPA